The genomic stretch CAGGCTGCAGACTGCAAATGCCGTTGCTTAAAATCTCCGGCAGCATCGGAATGGTCCTGCCCGGCAGATATGCGCTGTTGCCGCGATTTTTTGCCTCCACGTCCAGCGGCGAATCCGCCGTCACAAAGAAACTCACATCCGCAATGTGAATACCGAGTTCCAAGTTGCCTTCTGTGTTTTTCTCTATGCTTATCGCATCGTCAAAATCCTTCGCGTCCGGCGGGTCAATCGTAATAACCACTTTCCCCGTTATGTCTTCCCGACTGCCGGTTGCCTCTGGCTTGAATTCAGCGGCGGCCTTGCGGGCTTGCTCAATACAGTCGGCTTCAAACTCGCCTGGCAAATGATATTGGTGGATTACTGACCTTATCTCGCTTTCATATTGCCCTGCCCTGCCTAAAACTTCGATAATCACCCCGCGGGCCAGATATTTCTCGCTCGGCCATGTTAGTATTTCGACGACAACTTTGTCCTTCTCCCTCGCATTTTTCGCAGTAACGTCGTCAACCCCGATTGGTTCGGTAAATCCTTTTCCGTCCGGCTCAAGCATCCATCCCTCAGGCCGTTTCACTAAGGTTCCAACGATCTTGTTTTGCGCTCGTTCGAGAATCTCGACAACATTGCCGCTGTATCGCATCTGTCCGGCTCGCTCGCCTTTTTGGACGACCTTGGCGGCAACGATATCGCCGGTCATTGCTTCTGCCGTTGCGTTCGGCGGTATAAACAAATCGCCCTGCAAATTATGTTCCAGTGGTATTACGAAACCAAATCCTCTCGGGTTTGCCCTGAATGTTCCTATGATTCGGCCGGATAACGGCGGCAGACTGACCAAATTGCCGGTCCCTATCATTACGTGCCCTGCTCGGCGCAATTCTTCAAAAGCTAATTTAAAATGCGGATAATCTTCCGGGCTTACCCCCAGTGCCTTTGCCAGCGGAGCTAACTTCAGCGGCGTATAGTCCCGGTGCTTCAAAAATTTAATTATTTGTCTCTTGAAAATCTCAGACATTTGGCCTGCTTGTAAAAAGTAAAAAATCGCCCGGTCAATTTCAATATCGACAGGGCGATATATTCATCTGAAGTCAAACTAAAAACTCTGCAGCGTATTGTGCTGGCAATCGGCTGTTATCCAACTTTCGCCTTAAGAGCATTAAGCCGTTTGGCAAGACGCGACTTCTTTCTCGCAGCGGTCCTCTTATGTATTGTGCTGGTAGCAGCAGTCTTGTCCAGTTTCTTGGCAATAAGCTTGTATTGTTCACTCGCGGCCTTTGCGTCACCGCCGGCTAATGCCGCCTCGAAACGTTTAATTTGCGTCTTTACTTGGGCCTTACGCGAGCGATTAATCGTCTTTCTTTTTGCGTTTTGCCTAATTCTTTTTTTTGCTGATAACGAATGTGCCACTGTAATCTCCTGAAAATCACTGTCTCTTTATTTACAAATACTTATTCACTGAGACGTCGGCTCTGTTTTCTCGCCTCTCAATTTATCTATTTGCTGACGAATATCTTTGTATCCAAAATCAAGCTGGGCAATCTTGCGATAAATCTCCAAAGCCTTCTCAGTATTACCTTGTTCCTGGTAAGCGCGGGCAAGATTATACCGTAAATCCTTTGCAATGCTATCATCTTTTATTTCGTAGGCCTCCATCGCCCGCGTAAAAACGTCGATTGCGTCTGTATACCAGCCTTTCATAAGAAAACAAAACCCTATTTTATCCATCGCTGTAATCTTATGTCTCGGGTCTCGTTGGGCCTCCTGGAACAAAGGTATCGCCTCGTCATATTTCTTACAACGAATCAGGCGAACACCATATTCGTACTTTGCCCGAAGGTCGGTTGGATAATTTTCCACACTGAGACGGTAATGTTCCAATTCAGTCTCATTTAGCTGCTCCGACAATTCTGCTGCCCTTGACTCAGCTTGCGCGTCCCTGGGTTTGGCCGCAAGAGCGGGTTCCGCCTCTTTTATCCTGCGTTTGAGATGTGTTATCTTTAACTGGCCTGCTCGCTGCTTAAAGCTGAAATTCCTCGTCTTTTCATACGCATCTTCCAGTAGTTTTACTGCATCGTCTTCAGCTTTGTCGTTTCGCAAATCCGATAAAGCCTCCGCCATATTAAATATGTTCTTGGGCAGATTTGAGTCCTGTGCCATTGCTTTCCTGGCGTCTTCGACCGCTGATTGGCGGTACGCATCCGTCTTGATAACGCTCTCCTGGGCTTGAAGTTTTTCCTGGCCTTTGCGGTCTTTTATGGATTGCCTGAAATCTCCCTCCTGGTCATATTTACCGCTGGCAACAGTCAGTTCCGCCGAGAGACGCTGATACTCATCCGTCAGCCCTTTGTCTTCAGGTTTAAGTCTGCACGCTCGCTGGCTCGCAACTACCGCCTTATCAAGCTCTCCGAGGGCTTCGTATGATTTCATTAAAAGAACGTATGTGTGCACAGATGGTTTTGCAGCCGCGTTGTTTCCTTGGAACACAAAATTCGCAATCCAGCCGGCCGTCTTTCTGTAACCCCCTGCCACCGCCGCTTTCAGCATCGCCTCGGCATACGGCAAATGGTCGGGTGCTCTCGCGAAAAGATATTCGGCGTTAAGCATCTGCTCAAGAGCGTTTTTACCTCCCATACGTTTTACTCTTTCCATCATCGATGGTTTCTTGCCGCCTCTTCCCTGCCGACGAAGGCCCAGCTCGCAAAGCGGTATATGGCCTTCCTGGAGAGCATCGGGAGCACAATGCAAACCCTCAAGGTACATATCGATGGCGTAATCGAAATTATCCGTCTCCGAAGAGTTTTTCGCCACTTCGAAAAAAGCACGGGCCTTAGCCAATAACTGACTATCATCTTCTTTTGCCTCGCGCTCTAATGTTGCTTCAACTGCTGCCAGACGGCGGTCCTCAACCTTCATAACGTCCCCTTCGTCGGCCTTTGCTTGTTTGGCTAAGAGCTTTTTAAACTCGCTCACCAAAACCGAGTCCCCCGGTTTGAGTCTGATAGCGATTCGGCACGCAGCTACCGCTCTGTCTATTTGACCGATTGCTGCGTATGAATCTTTTAATAAAAGATATATTTGTAAGGATGGCTTTTTGGCGTTATTATTCGCCAGAAACATCAAATCTGCAATCCATTTAGCCGTTTCTCTATAACCGCCTGCTATCGAAGCTTTTAGTAGCGCCTCGGCGTATGGCAAATGGCCCGGGTTCTTGGCAAGAAGGTATTCAGCTCCGAGCATTTGCTCAAGAGCTGTTTTAGCTCCAAGCCGTTCCGCTGCTTCTGCCGCCGATGGCTTGGGCCAGCCTTTTTTCTCGCGATAAAGTGCCAATTCACGAAGCCTTATATGGCCGTCCTGAACCGCATCCGGTACCCATCGGAGGCCTTCGAGATACATGTCGATAGCGTAATCGAAATCGTTTCTCTCCGATGCCGACCATGCCCTCTCAAAAAAGTCCTTGGCCTTGGCCAATACCTGACTAATATCTTTTTCCGGCATATTTTATATCTTTTCCCTTTTTCGATGCGGTTCTAAAACATTTATCCTAACTTTCGGCTGAAATTTGTCAACAAATAAATACTTGTATAAAAACCGTTCTTGTGCTATAAAAACTCCGTTCCATTTTGCAATATGGCGCAAAATGATAGCCTTAAAAAATACTCTAAGGAGAAACTAACATGGCAACTGCTCTTGAACGCTATGACCCTCAGATTTATGAGCTTATTAGACAGGAAAAGGCTCGCCAAAGCGCTTGTATCCGCCTTATCCCTTCCGAAAACTACGTGTCGCGGGCCGTAATGGAAGCCAACGGAAGCTGCCTCACAAACAAATACTCCGAAGGTTATCCCGGCAAGCGATACTACGAAGGCCAGCAGGTTACTGACATCATCGAAACAATAGCTCGTGAACGCGCAAAAAAAGTGTTCAAAGCAGACCACGCTAACGTCCAGCCTTACTCCGGCTCAGTGGCTAACGTCGCCGCTTATATGGCCTTAATCAACCCCGGAGATACCATTATGGGCTTGACACTCCCACATGGCGGACACCTAACCCACGGCTGGAAAGTCTCCGTCACCAGCAAAATCTTTAACTCCGTCAGGTACAATGTTGACCCCAACACCGGCCGGCTCGACTATAACCAGATTGAAGAACTTGCGAAAAAATACAAACCCAAAATCATAATCTCCGGAGCGACCGCTTACCCGAGGGAAATCGATTTTGCGGCGTTCGGCCAAATCGCAAAAAAAGTCGGCGCCTATCACGTCAGTGATATTGCTCATATTGCAGGCCTTGTCGTCGCAGGAATGCACAAAAGCCCTGTCCCCTACTCCGATATCGTATCGACCACGACACACAAAACCTTGCGCGGACCTCGCGGCGGTATGTTGCTCTGCAAAGCTGAGCACGCAGACAAAGTCGATAAATCCGTCTTCCCGGGTATGCAGGGTGGCCCCCATATGAATACTATTGCCGCTGTCGCCGTAGCTTTGGCCGAAGCCGACACCCCAGAGTTCATAGCCTATGCAAAGCAGATTGTCAAAAATGCTAAGGCTCTCGCCGAAAAACTCCTCGAATACGGCTTTAACCTCTCATCCGGCGGAACTGATAATCATTTAATCCTAATCGATTTGAGAAACAAGAAAGTCCAGGGTAAACCGCTCGCTAAAGCGCTCGATAGAGCAAAAATCGAAACCAATTATAACACTACACCTATGGCCCCGGACCACCCCGCCAACCCCAGCGGCTTGCGCATCGGTACTCCCTCGGTTACCACTCGCGGTATGAAGGAAGAGCAGATGCGACTCATCGCCGGCTTTATAAACAAAATCGTTGAAAACATCGACAACGAATCCGTTATTGAGGATGTCGGCAAAGAAGTTTTGTTTCTGTCTTCCCAATTCCCTGTCCCGGAGCACTTTATTATTCCAAATAATCCGGAATTCCCGCGGCCCCTGGACTTCCTGACACCCTGGCTGTTCTAATTTAAGGAGTTGCAGCGTGGCTTCCGAAGAGCAGATTCTGGTAATCGAGCGAAAAATCTTTGAGCAGCTCGGCCCATTCAATGGCCTTGCTTTCGACGTTGACCGCTATCGCGACAAAATCTTCGCCACAGGCGTCCCGCGCTTCATACCTCGCTCAAAAGCCGAGAAAGACCCTTCATACAAACAGCTTATTCCCTATGTTATTATGACCTGCGCCGGCAAATACCTAACTTACGTCCGCGGAAAGCGTGCAGGCGAAACCCGCCTTGTCGCCAAACGTTCTATCGGCATAGGAGGCCATATAAACCCCGGCGACGATATGCCGTTATTCAATAACAACTTTTATGAAGCTTATCTTACCGCTGTTGAACGTGAAGTTGCCGAAGAGGTATCGGTAGAAGCGAAATACGAGAATAAAGTTGTTGCTCTTCTTAATGACGACTCGAATGAGGTTGGCCAGGTGCATTTGGGAATCGTTCACTTGTGGACTCTCGATGAGCCGAACGTCAATAGACGTGAGCAGATGATTACCCAGATGTCCTTTATGACCCCCGCCGAACTGCACGATGTCCGCGATTCTATGGAAACCTGGTCACAATTATGCCTCGATGGCCTTGACCAGATGGCAAAATTTACCCCGCCTGCCCCGTGAGATGTGCTGTTTACTATCTCATCGGGGTCATTGCGAGGCCGTAGGCCGTGGCAATCTCAAATATGTTTAGCCCCCACAAGCCTGCTTGGGGGTTGGTTAGCCCTGCCGCTCGCGGCAGGGGTTACTCTGGCCGTGGTTGCCCGCGTGAGTATTGCCAATTCTCTAATCCACTCCGGTTTATCGACTATTCCTCTCACGGCCACAATTATCCCTTCTCAAGCCAGTTATCTACCAGAATAGCAAGGTCATTGAAGTCGACCTTATTATCTTCATACAGGTCAGCCTCACAGCATCCCGTCTCGAGCCACTCATTCGCCAGGATAGCAAAGTCTCTGAAATTGACCACACAATCGCAATCCAAATCACCTTCAAACAGTTCAGGAACACATCTGCGATTATACAGCCGGATATCATCAAAATACACGGTACCTGAACCTGTTGCGGGGGCGGGATTGGTAGCGTCGCCGAACCCGATATAGATTTTCGCAACATTAGATAGATTCACATCCTGGTCTGCAAAATACTGCAGGTCGATATCCCACTCTTGCCACTCTTCTGCCCTTATGTCGTTCATATCGCCTTTGTATAGTACTTTCGCGGTATTCGTGCCATCGGTCAGTGTCACATACATCTTCTCAGTGACGGCATTGGTGGATATGCCATAGAACCACATCGTCAGTGATTTGGCGTTCATCCCAAGCCAGTTCTTGTCAATAGGCAATTGAGCGTCTCCGGTGCCAATATCCGCTCTGACCTCAGAGAAGTATGGCGTGAGGTTGTTTCTATACCAATACCCCATCGAGTACTGCGGACCATCACCAACCAAAGTTATATCATCCGCGCCTGTTCTAAAGTGCCATACACCGCCCCGCCAGATATTGGAGTCATTGACCTCATCGATCCGCCAGTAGTAACATTGGTTCTTCTCGAGAAGTCCGCAAGGGTCATAAGTGTTAGAATCTTGGCCTTGACTGACCAGCACACCCAGCGGATTGCTTCTGTTGGCACTGGCCACCTTGCTTCTATCGATGCCGAGATATACATCATGCGTAACAGCTTTCGGCCCCGGCCTCCAGCCAAGAACCACATCCTTTGATACATCTGTCCCGCAACGCGGACTCGGGTCACTTGCATAGCATTTGGGCGTGCTTTCGCAAGCGATGCCTAATGTCTGGCCAACGCTTTTTATCGCGCAGCAATTTTTGATTATGCTGCCTGTCCAATCGCATCCGGCACATTTCACCTGGACTTTCAGCGTAACAAAACCCGACTCACCCGGCTCCAGCGTGCCGAGATTCCACCTGATGGTATGTGAACATCGGTCATAAGTCCCATTGGAATCTGCCGAGATAAACCTTACCTCCTCCGGCAGTTCGTCAACAATATTCACGTCATAAATATCCCCAATGTTTGACTCCATGGGATAGTTGTAATCAATCCTGTAATTTATCTCATCCCCCGGCCCAACACAATCACCATCATTGACATCGTCAGACTGGGTCAGTTGTATAAGATTTCTTGTATCAAGAAAGCATTGGATCCCCATTCCGATTTCTCCGGAAATTGATATCAACTCTGTCCCGTTATACAGATAGATTCTGCCAACCGTGCCGGTACAACCTTCGCCAGCACCCATTTCTTGGCCGACTCCAATCAGAAGATTTCCCCATCCATCCTTACACGTTAGCATGGCAATAATCGTATTTCCATTAGGAATTACTATGGTTGATTCGGAAAATGTATCGCCATCATATGTTAAAAGCTCTCCGCAATGAGAAACATATAAGAGGCCCTGAAATGTTTCAAGCTCCCAGGTATCATAATTATCAGCTTCCCGCACTTTCCCCCAAGTAAAACTTGTTAATGGATTAGGCAGTAGTTCCTGCAAGCGATATACATCTCCAAGATAGGAACCAGCATATAGCCGGTTATTATATTCCTGAAAATCCCAGATGCAGCTTATACCATACATACCATCATAAGTATATACACCTTCATAATAGTGTCCAAATCTATCTTCTGCAATATCTCCTAAAAACAAGATATCCTGATATACATAAAGACAACGGATGCCGGCAAACCCATTCGCTGTTGTTACAAATTCCCATTGGTCATTACCATGTAAACGGAATAATTTCGCCGAACCGTATCCGGTACCAGCGTATAACTCCCCTTTATATTCGATGAGAGCATTCACCTGACCCGGTTCTTGGCCAGATGGGAACATTACCTCTGTCCAAATGTAACCAGTCCCTGGAGAAAATACGGTTTTCCATACCTTGCCATCACGTGTTCCGGCGTAAATGGCGTTTTGATATTCAACTAAGCATAATACTGACCCGCCCAAATCCGGCGAGACGATGAGCCAGTCTGTTCCTCCATAATATTGATAGACGATACCCTCAGCACTTCCTGCAAAAATACCAGATAACGTATCTAACGAATATGAATCCTGCTGGTAATCGGCGGCTGAATAGTTGCCAGTTCCGTCAATTCGATTTTTCTCTTCCTCTGACAGCTTATTATAAGGCCTGCACGCTGCCTCAGCCGTCCCGCGAATGCTGCTGGTGAGCATAAATAAACTTGCGTCATCGTAGGATTCATCGCTCATTGACTGATACGTTGTTCCATCGTGGTTCGGGTCTGACATATTATAAACTTGCGACTTAGTCCTGGGTGCACCCTGGGTCCAGTAATCCTTCCAGGTATCATTAATCCTGTCAGGGTAGAAGACGTCATACACATGATTAAAGTTGTCCACAACAGAATACGCTAATGTCCTAAAGCTCCAGACCTCACCTTTATAGACATTAGGCGGACTATTCTCATCAACTCGCCAGTAGTAAGTGTGGTCCAACTTGAGAAAGCCGGTAATACCATAAGGGTCAAAGGTGTTAGGCTCCTGGTCTTGACTAACCAGTACGCCCAGCGGATTTATTCTGCTGGCGTCGTTGACATCATCCCAATCGGTGCCCAAATATACATCGTGTTTGTTGGCATCCACCCCAGGCCTCCAGCTAAGCACCCCATTTACAAGCACGTTTTCTGTCCCATCAAACGGCACCGGACGGTGGGCATATCTTGTCGGGACGAAATCTCCTATAGGCTCCACCTGTAAGGCGTTAACAAAGGCGAAAGGCTGGCCTGTCGGACTGGATGGAGCCCTTTCGCTCGTCAGGATAATTCTGCCAAAATCATCTGCCGTGACTCTTCCGCTAAAGGCCCACTTCCAGAAATCATTAGAGGCGGAGAGAGAATAGTTATCCTGCAAAGGCCGACTATTCGGACCGCCTATGAAGTTTGTGTCAAAAATATATGTGCCGTTGGCATACCATTCAGCGACTCGATTGGCATCTGTGACTTGGCTGTCGTATGCCCATATGGTTATGTTGCAGTCCCGGTTGATGCCAAGTCCCCATAGCGTGATTGTAACTCCGCTCGGATTAACACCGAAGACAAAATCGCGATAAATTCTCTCGCCCGCTCGCTGAGCATAATAGCATGGGTCGCCCGGCATTAAGGGTGAGCCGGCGTATCTCGACCATCCACCGCAAGGGTCATCACGTCTGGTTGATGTAATGGTACCTCCCAAATCAATTGTAACACCATTTATTTCGCTTCCACTGTTTGCGATGCTAAACTTGGTAAAACTGACCTGTGTGTTTGGTTCGTTATTATCTGGCGTGTAGTTAAGGTCCAGCCGCAGTACGGGTGGTGTAGTTACAGCATCTGTGGTTGCGGAGCGAACGAGTGACCAGCTGGTCATATTCAAAGCGCTATCACGTGCCCTAAGCTTGAATGTGTACACAGTGCTCGGAGTAAGGCCTGTAGCAACGTAATTGGTGTCTGTTTGCCATGTGCTGCTGGCTGAGGGGACACTGGAGCACTCAAACAAGTACTCTATGGGAACACTATTGGCTTGATCCAAAGCAGTTACGGAAGCCATCTGAATTGAATTTGGCCCAAGTGTTATCGGGACAATCCGCCACTTCGCCGGGACCGGCCTTGGAGCAGTGGTATCTGCGCCGTAGCTGCTGCATACCAGGCTTAGCACCAAAATTAGTAATAAAATAGCAAACCATTGGCCTCGCTGACCCTCGGCCTCGCCGAGAGGCGGGGAGGCGGGTGACTTTTTCGCTCGTTTCTTTCCGGTTTCCATTTTTTCTCCCTTTCTGATTAGCTTTGTTTTTTATTCAGCTTTCTATATTAAAATCAGTGTAATCCGCGAAATCTGCGTCTAAAAAGCTTATGTCAATTCGTGTTCATTCGTGGTTAATTTTTTTCAAAGCGCAGGCTTTCCGCACCATTAGCGTTCAATAAACTCGCAAAGACCCGAAATGATATTCCGCATTTTTCCAACACCGCCTCCTGTTTTCAGAAAAGCTTGGGAAAAACTATCGCTGTTGTATCGTGTATTATATGCCCCTGTCCCCCGTTGTCAAGAATATTCTTGAGAAATCCGTGTAATTTGTGATTAATCTTTATATCAGCTGCGAATAGTTATAGTTTGCATTGCCTACCATAAGTTTTAACATTTTTTCACACATTTTTTGACCATTTCAATACCTTTTGTCTCACTTTTGCGCACACTTTTACCAATATTTAGCAATTTCTACCACTTTACACCCGCTTAAAAACGCAAACTTGCGCGTTTGGTGCTACCCCACTTTACCCATCTTCCTTATTTTAACACCTCGGAGCAAAACGCAGACCCCATTTTCCACCCACAAATCTCTCACTTTTCTAAAAATATTTTGAGCTATCGGCGAATTTCATTTATCATATCACCTATCGAACTTTATTTCTGTATTCATCGTAACTATTTTATAGGCAAGGTATAATGAGCGAAGGCAAATTAAAAACCGCGGTGCTCGGCTTGGATGATAAAGGCAAGTTTCTGCTCGAAGTCATCTCCCAAATCGACTATTTTCAAATCGCTGCCGTCGCCGACACAGACGCAACTCTTGCTGAATCAACAGGTTACAAATACAAGTGTGACCATTACGACGATTACCGCCAGCTCATAATGCAAAACCAGTTCGATTGTTTATTAGTCGCCGCCGGCGTTCACAGTTGCGACGAATACATCAAAATGGCGATGAAAAAGAAAACCAACATACTTAAACTCGCCCCTTTGGCGAGGAATTTTCAGGAAGCTGCGGAATTTGTCCACCTTGCCGAAGATGAAAACATAAAATTTGCCATCGCAAATCCCCATCGGTTCGCCCGAAGTTACCTTGCTTTGCAAGAGTTCTTACAGCAAGGCCGGATTGAGCAAATCTTTTTGATAACTGCCTTCTGTGCCGTTGGTAATGAGCAAGCGGGCACTTGGCAAACCGACCCGAAATTGGCCGGCGGAGGAGTGCTGCTGCGTAACTGCTACCAGATAATCGACCAGATAGTTTGGAGCATAGCCTCGCCGCAGCAGGTCTATTCCCTGAATACCAATACAGCCGGCGACAGACAGCAGAGGTCTTATCTGACAGAGGATACGGCGGTGGTAACGATGAAATTTACCGACACTTTCTTTGGCAATCTGATAGCAAGCAGGGTCTTTGGCTCGGAACAGGAAGTTCTTAAGGTCTACGGCAAGGATAAGATTCTAACGGTCAGCAACACGCGATTTGCCATCAGCGACGGCCTTGGACAGACAAACGAGGAATCAGCATACGACGACGATGAACTCATCTGGTATACAGCCCTGCTGAAAAACTTTGCACTAAGTATATTATTGCCTGATAAAAACAAGCTTTGCAGCAGCGGCAGGGAGAACCTAAAGGATATGGCCGTTATTGAAGCATCATATCTTTCGGCCCGTACGAGTATGCCGGAAGAGCCTGGCAGAATCCTTAAAATGGCACAGACCGAACCGATAAATATTCTGCCGGTCCGTAAATAATAAAAAAATAAGCATTTGACAAATAACACAATAAGTAATAGTTTATTATCGTAAATCGCTAACTATATTGCTGTTTATTAGGAGATTTAGGTATGGAAGAAGGCAAGAAAAAAATAATTATGATTGGAATCATTGTGGCGTGTATAGTTGCAGCTATTGTAATAACTGTTGCATCTCAATCCGGAGCCGATGGGGGCATTGCTTCCATCAAACGAGGCACTATGATTTGGATCAAGTGCCGCAGTCCAAAGTGTGAAAACACCTGGCAAATGGATAAGAAAGATTATTTCGAATATATAGAAAAGAATCGAAGTGGTATGACCGTACCGGGAATTGTTTGCCCCAAGTGTAATGAGGCAAGCGGTTATCGAGCTGAAAAATGTCAAAAATGCGATATCATATTCGAAAGAGGGACTGGCAACGATCTCCCAGATAGGTGTCCTAAATGCGGTTATAGCGCATTAGAAGATATGAGAAAGAAAGCTCGCGGCGACACATCACCAGCAACAGAAAAGAAGAAATAGCAAAACTGATAAACTTTTCACCGCTCTTTAGTCGAGCGCAAGGCAGATGTGGTGTTTTGTCGTTGTTCCGGGTGAAAGTACAAAGATAGTAATTCTATCAAGTCCGACTTCCGATTATGAAGTCGGACTTTTTTTTCACAGAGAGTAAAGTACGTATTCCAAATTTATAGAATTTTTATTTGAAAACCCGGCGGATATTTACTATAAGAAACGGCTTATTTTATACGAATAGTAAACGCTATGGCAGAGCTAAAACCTTGTCAGGAATGTGACCAGAAGCACAAGTGCCAGGATATTTATCAGCAATTGGGCAAAGCCAAGGGGCCCTCGGTTGTTTTCAAAGCTGTGGTCGCTTTCCTGCTGCCCCTGCTCATTTTTATTGTCTCATTAGCAGCCTTTGAAAGGATTTTAGCCGGAACAACGGACTTGAAGAGCCTGAGAACAGCCCTCGACTTTCTGCTGGCGTTGTCAGTAACTCTCGTGGCGATATTGATTATAAAGGCAATAAGCAAACGCCTTAACAAAAACGAGTAACACCAGGATATATATGAAAATTGATACTAAAGGCAGGTTTTCTTTCCCCGGTGGAACACACCCTCCTCAGAGCAAAAACCTCACCTGTGAAAGCAGTA from Phycisphaerae bacterium encodes the following:
- the rpsT gene encoding 30S ribosomal protein S20, with product MAHSLSAKKRIRQNAKRKTINRSRKAQVKTQIKRFEAALAGGDAKAASEQYKLIAKKLDKTAATSTIHKRTAARKKSRLAKRLNALKAKVG
- a CDS encoding tetratricopeptide repeat protein; translation: MPEKDISQVLAKAKDFFERAWSASERNDFDYAIDMYLEGLRWVPDAVQDGHIRLRELALYREKKGWPKPSAAEAAERLGAKTALEQMLGAEYLLAKNPGHLPYAEALLKASIAGGYRETAKWIADLMFLANNNAKKPSLQIYLLLKDSYAAIGQIDRAVAACRIAIRLKPGDSVLVSEFKKLLAKQAKADEGDVMKVEDRRLAAVEATLEREAKEDDSQLLAKARAFFEVAKNSSETDNFDYAIDMYLEGLHCAPDALQEGHIPLCELGLRRQGRGGKKPSMMERVKRMGGKNALEQMLNAEYLFARAPDHLPYAEAMLKAAVAGGYRKTAGWIANFVFQGNNAAAKPSVHTYVLLMKSYEALGELDKAVVASQRACRLKPEDKGLTDEYQRLSAELTVASGKYDQEGDFRQSIKDRKGQEKLQAQESVIKTDAYRQSAVEDARKAMAQDSNLPKNIFNMAEALSDLRNDKAEDDAVKLLEDAYEKTRNFSFKQRAGQLKITHLKRRIKEAEPALAAKPRDAQAESRAAELSEQLNETELEHYRLSVENYPTDLRAKYEYGVRLIRCKKYDEAIPLFQEAQRDPRHKITAMDKIGFCFLMKGWYTDAIDVFTRAMEAYEIKDDSIAKDLRYNLARAYQEQGNTEKALEIYRKIAQLDFGYKDIRQQIDKLRGEKTEPTSQ
- a CDS encoding Gfo/Idh/MocA family oxidoreductase, translated to MSEGKLKTAVLGLDDKGKFLLEVISQIDYFQIAAVADTDATLAESTGYKYKCDHYDDYRQLIMQNQFDCLLVAAGVHSCDEYIKMAMKKKTNILKLAPLARNFQEAAEFVHLAEDENIKFAIANPHRFARSYLALQEFLQQGRIEQIFLITAFCAVGNEQAGTWQTDPKLAGGGVLLRNCYQIIDQIVWSIASPQQVYSLNTNTAGDRQQRSYLTEDTAVVTMKFTDTFFGNLIASRVFGSEQEVLKVYGKDKILTVSNTRFAISDGLGQTNEESAYDDDELIWYTALLKNFALSILLPDKNKLCSSGRENLKDMAVIEASYLSARTSMPEEPGRILKMAQTEPINILPVRK
- a CDS encoding SoxR reducing system RseC family protein — protein: MAELKPCQECDQKHKCQDIYQQLGKAKGPSVVFKAVVAFLLPLLIFIVSLAAFERILAGTTDLKSLRTALDFLLALSVTLVAILIIKAISKRLNKNE
- a CDS encoding serine hydroxymethyltransferase, yielding MATALERYDPQIYELIRQEKARQSACIRLIPSENYVSRAVMEANGSCLTNKYSEGYPGKRYYEGQQVTDIIETIARERAKKVFKADHANVQPYSGSVANVAAYMALINPGDTIMGLTLPHGGHLTHGWKVSVTSKIFNSVRYNVDPNTGRLDYNQIEELAKKYKPKIIISGATAYPREIDFAAFGQIAKKVGAYHVSDIAHIAGLVVAGMHKSPVPYSDIVSTTTHKTLRGPRGGMLLCKAEHADKVDKSVFPGMQGGPHMNTIAAVAVALAEADTPEFIAYAKQIVKNAKALAEKLLEYGFNLSSGGTDNHLILIDLRNKKVQGKPLAKALDRAKIETNYNTTPMAPDHPANPSGLRIGTPSVTTRGMKEEQMRLIAGFINKIVENIDNESVIEDVGKEVLFLSSQFPVPEHFIIPNNPEFPRPLDFLTPWLF